A DNA window from Flavisolibacter ginsenosidimutans contains the following coding sequences:
- a CDS encoding lysophospholipid acyltransferase family protein produces the protein MYYLVYGPLYLLSLLPLRVLYLLSDFAYVLVYHLVGYRKKVVRYNLSVAFPNKTEKERQGIEKKFYKNFTDSFIETIKALSASPQFIKEHFTGDFSVFDELNRKGVQKVQLHSGHNFNWEYGNLSIPLQSPYPMLTVYMPITNSIFNRLFYKMRSKTGAKLLSATNIRSEILPHRHGKYVLALVADQNPGHPKSAYWVNFFERPTPFVKAPESGARRGNIPVVFCYFRKEKRGYYRIHFQLAEEHPSTTEVGELTKKYAAFLQDAIKQQPDNWLWSHRRWKWDWKEEYGKIIE, from the coding sequence ATGTACTACCTCGTTTACGGTCCGTTGTATTTGTTGTCGCTGTTGCCGTTGCGGGTTTTGTACCTCCTCTCCGACTTTGCTTACGTTCTCGTTTATCACCTTGTTGGTTACCGCAAAAAAGTTGTGCGCTACAATTTGTCCGTTGCTTTTCCGAACAAGACAGAAAAAGAAAGACAAGGCATTGAAAAAAAGTTCTATAAAAACTTCACCGATAGTTTTATTGAAACCATAAAAGCCCTCAGCGCCTCGCCGCAATTCATTAAAGAGCATTTCACCGGTGACTTTTCGGTGTTTGATGAATTAAACAGAAAAGGCGTACAAAAAGTACAGCTTCATTCCGGCCATAATTTTAATTGGGAATACGGCAACCTGAGTATCCCGTTGCAATCGCCCTATCCCATGCTCACGGTGTACATGCCCATTACGAACAGCATTTTTAACCGCCTGTTTTACAAGATGCGTTCAAAGACCGGTGCCAAGCTTTTGTCGGCCACAAACATTCGCTCCGAAATTCTTCCGCACCGCCACGGAAAATACGTGCTGGCCTTGGTGGCCGATCAAAATCCAGGGCATCCGAAAAGTGCTTACTGGGTCAATTTTTTTGAGCGGCCAACGCCTTTTGTAAAGGCGCCGGAAAGCGGCGCACGCCGCGGCAACATTCCCGTGGTCTTTTGTTATTTCAGAAAAGAAAAACGAGGTTATTACCGCATCCATTTCCAGCTGGCAGAAGAGCATCCTTCTACTACTGAAGTCGGCGAACTCACAAAAAAATACGCTGCGTTTTTACAAGATGCGATTAAGCAGCAGCCCGATAACTGGCTGTGGAGCCATCGCCGCTGGAAGTGGGATTGGAAAGAAGAGTATGGGAAAATAATTGAATAA
- a CDS encoding response regulator transcription factor — protein sequence MSLLITPTGTMTYSPLTSRERDVLELMAKGLRQKQIAAALSIKMDTARKHIKNAYKKLDAHNKVEALRKAGIW from the coding sequence ATGTCGCTACTGATAACACCAACGGGAACGATGACTTACAGCCCGCTTACGTCGCGTGAAAGAGATGTGCTGGAACTTATGGCAAAGGGGCTGCGCCAGAAACAAATTGCCGCGGCGCTTTCCATTAAAATGGACACAGCCCGAAAGCACATAAAAAACGCATACAAAAAGTTAGACGCTCACAACAAGGTTGAAGCCTTGCGAAAAGCCGGGATTTGGTAA
- a CDS encoding MBL fold metallo-hydrolase → MFIKQLYTGCLSEAAYFIESNGEAAVVDPLRDIDVYLQLAAERKAVIKYIFETHFHADFVSGHLDLAQATGATIVYGPQTETSLPVYIAKDGERFSLGELSVEILHTPGHTLESTCYLLKDEEGKDHCVFTGDTLFVGDVGRPDLAQKGEDLTIEDLAGMLYESLHAKLMPLSNDVIVYPAHGPGSACGKALGPNTVSTIGEEKQTNYAMKAATKSEFIKAVTDGLSAPPQYFPINAQINKEGYDSIAEVLQKGLQPLTVNDVKEWMKKDALVLDTRTEMQFSQGFIPEAIFIGLDGRFAEWAGSLLPFDKELVLVCEPGKEKEAVTRLARVGFSKMAGYLDGGMEAWKAAGEAPDMIINVEADELAMDLPFDENLVVVDVRRPAEFADGHVKDAVNLPLNEMGDAAKLAQLEENQNIYIHCAGGYRSVIASSLLKRQGIHNLRNVVGGWSKIKEQEKIPVEKEKSVLN, encoded by the coding sequence ATGTTTATCAAACAGCTTTACACGGGTTGCCTAAGCGAAGCCGCTTACTTTATTGAAAGCAACGGCGAAGCGGCTGTAGTAGATCCCCTGCGCGACATAGACGTTTATCTTCAATTAGCCGCCGAACGCAAGGCCGTTATCAAATACATTTTCGAAACACACTTTCACGCCGATTTTGTAAGCGGTCATTTAGACCTTGCGCAAGCCACCGGCGCCACCATTGTGTACGGCCCGCAAACCGAAACGTCGCTGCCCGTTTACATTGCCAAAGACGGTGAAAGATTTTCATTGGGCGAACTGTCTGTTGAAATACTGCACACACCGGGGCATACCTTGGAGTCCACGTGCTATTTGCTGAAAGATGAAGAAGGAAAAGACCATTGTGTGTTTACCGGCGATACCTTGTTCGTTGGTGATGTTGGTCGTCCCGACCTTGCACAAAAAGGAGAGGATTTGACCATCGAAGATTTAGCCGGTATGCTTTACGAAAGTCTTCACGCTAAATTAATGCCCTTGTCTAACGACGTAATTGTTTATCCGGCGCACGGCCCCGGGAGTGCTTGCGGCAAAGCCCTGGGACCAAATACAGTCAGCACCATTGGCGAGGAAAAACAAACAAACTACGCCATGAAGGCCGCCACCAAAAGCGAATTCATTAAAGCTGTTACCGACGGCCTTTCTGCGCCGCCTCAATACTTTCCCATCAACGCACAAATCAACAAAGAAGGCTACGATAGCATCGCCGAGGTTTTGCAAAAAGGTTTGCAACCGTTAACCGTGAACGACGTAAAGGAATGGATGAAAAAAGATGCTTTGGTTTTGGATACGCGAACCGAAATGCAATTCTCGCAGGGCTTTATTCCCGAAGCCATCTTCATTGGCCTTGATGGCCGCTTTGCAGAGTGGGCTGGCAGCCTGTTGCCTTTTGACAAAGAACTTGTTTTGGTGTGCGAACCGGGAAAAGAAAAAGAAGCCGTCACACGGCTGGCCCGCGTGGGCTTTAGCAAAATGGCCGGTTATTTAGACGGCGGAATGGAAGCCTGGAAAGCAGCCGGCGAAGCTCCCGACATGATCATTAATGTGGAAGCCGATGAACTGGCCATGGATCTTCCGTTTGATGAAAACCTGGTGGTGGTGGACGTGCGCCGCCCGGCCGAATTCGCCGACGGCCACGTAAAAGATGCGGTCAATCTTCCTTTAAATGAAATGGGTGATGCCGCTAAACTGGCACAGTTGGAGGAGAATCAAAACATTTACATTCATTGCGCCGGCGGTTATCGCAGCGTGATTGCTTCTTCGTTATTGAAACGGCAGGGCATCCACAACTTGCGAAACGTGGTAGGTGGCTGGAGCAAAATAAAAGAGCAGGAAAAGATACCCGTCGAGAAAGAAAAAAGCGTGTTGAACTAA
- a CDS encoding ArsR/SmtB family transcription factor, which yields MEKAVSAKDELKIDAIQLKKAALVFRAINHKLRQQIIKFINQHGKITVTQIYVKLRLEQSVASQHLAILRRAGFVTTERDGKFIYYSVNNSRIAEVHKVAQDLLK from the coding sequence ATGGAAAAAGCCGTATCTGCAAAAGACGAACTAAAGATTGATGCTATCCAATTAAAAAAAGCTGCGCTTGTTTTCAGAGCGATCAATCACAAACTTCGCCAGCAGATCATAAAATTCATCAATCAGCACGGTAAGATTACAGTAACGCAGATTTATGTCAAACTTCGCCTTGAGCAATCCGTCGCTTCTCAACATCTTGCTATTTTACGCAGAGCCGGTTTTGTAACCACGGAGCGTGACGGCAAGTTTATTTACTATTCGGTGAACAACAGCCGCATTGCCGAAGTGCATAAAGTTGCACAGGACCTGCTGAAATAA
- the tsaB gene encoding tRNA (adenosine(37)-N6)-threonylcarbamoyltransferase complex dimerization subunit type 1 TsaB, with protein MPFILNIDTAVKSASVCLADGQNIVATAISPSEKESAAWLHVAIQNLFQTHQINLQKIEAVAVSAGPGSYTGLRVGMATAKGLCYALSVPLITVSTLQMMAASALSFATPAQLLCPMIDARRMEVFTALYDRSLKEVLPSTNMVLNETSFEDQLKENKILFFGNGSEKAKTLINHVRASFVHIETTAENMVDLSNEKFAQGQFSDIAYTEPFYGKEFHSPISKKNY; from the coding sequence ATGCCTTTTATTTTAAACATTGATACAGCGGTAAAATCAGCTTCGGTTTGTTTGGCCGACGGTCAGAACATTGTTGCAACAGCAATTAGTCCGTCTGAAAAAGAATCAGCAGCCTGGCTGCACGTTGCCATTCAAAATTTGTTTCAAACGCATCAAATCAATTTGCAAAAAATCGAAGCCGTTGCCGTTAGTGCGGGCCCGGGTTCTTATACCGGTTTGCGTGTGGGCATGGCAACGGCCAAAGGCTTGTGCTATGCTCTATCCGTTCCATTAATCACTGTTTCTACTTTGCAAATGATGGCCGCATCTGCGTTGTCGTTTGCAACGCCGGCGCAACTTCTTTGTCCCATGATTGATGCACGGCGTATGGAAGTCTTTACTGCGTTGTATGATCGTTCCTTAAAAGAAGTCCTGCCGTCCACAAATATGGTTTTGAACGAAACTTCTTTTGAAGACCAATTGAAAGAAAACAAGATTTTGTTTTTTGGAAACGGAAGCGAGAAAGCAAAAACACTGATCAATCATGTTCGTGCAAGCTTTGTGCACATTGAAACCACGGCTGAAAACATGGTTGATTTATCAAATGAAAAATTTGCGCAAGGTCAATTTTCAGACATTGCCTATACCGAACCTTTCTACGGTAAGGAATTTCACTCACCAATTTCTAAAAAGAATTATTAA
- a CDS encoding RNA polymerase sigma factor, translated as MALTDASDALLLQQFRDPQTKEKAYTAIIKKYQERLYWHIRRLVVDHEDANDVLQNVFIRVWNGLQNFKEESQLYTWLYRIGTNESLTFLENQKKRTAVSLSDVESGLSNKIKADKHFDPNRLEWKLQLAIQQLPEKQRVVFTLRYYDEMPYEEMSRVLETSEGALKASYHHAVKKIEDFIKNH; from the coding sequence ATGGCTTTAACCGATGCTTCCGATGCGCTGCTTCTGCAGCAGTTCCGCGACCCGCAAACGAAAGAAAAGGCTTACACGGCCATTATTAAAAAATACCAGGAGCGGCTTTACTGGCACATCCGCCGCCTCGTGGTTGACCACGAAGACGCAAACGACGTGTTGCAAAATGTTTTCATTCGCGTGTGGAACGGCCTTCAAAATTTCAAAGAAGAATCGCAACTCTATACCTGGCTGTACCGCATCGGTACAAACGAAAGCCTTACGTTTTTAGAAAATCAAAAGAAGAGAACAGCGGTCAGCCTGAGTGATGTAGAGTCTGGCCTAAGCAACAAAATCAAAGCCGACAAGCACTTTGATCCAAACCGGCTAGAGTGGAAATTGCAGTTGGCCATTCAGCAATTGCCCGAAAAACAACGCGTCGTTTTCACGCTGCGTTATTACGACGAAATGCCTTACGAAGAGATGAGCCGGGTGCTGGAAACCAGCGAAGGAGCGCTAAAAGCAAGCTATCATCACGCGGTTAAAAAAATCGAGGACTTCATCAAAAATCATTAA
- a CDS encoding transketolase family protein has translation MLKDIQPTGKKDTRSGFGDAMTELGRKNPNVVALTADLAGSMKLQGFIKEFPERFIQVGIAEANMIGIAAGLTIGGKIPFTTTFANFSTGRVYDQIRQSVAYSGKNVKICASHAGVTLGEDGATHQILEDIGMMKMMPGMTVIVPCDYNQTKAATLAVADYKGPVYLRFGRPSWPIFTKADEPFLIGKAQKFSEGTDVSIFACGHLVWLAIQAGMQLEERGLSVEVINLHTVKPLDEEAVLQSIKKTGCAVTAEEHNIYGGMGDAVAQVAAKHCPIPVEYVGTNDTFGESGTPDQLLEKYGLTPKHIVEAAEKAMARKKENK, from the coding sequence ATGTTAAAAGACATTCAACCCACCGGAAAGAAAGATACCCGCAGCGGCTTTGGCGATGCCATGACCGAACTCGGAAGAAAGAACCCGAACGTGGTAGCTTTAACGGCTGACTTGGCCGGCTCGATGAAGCTGCAAGGCTTCATCAAGGAATTTCCGGAACGCTTTATTCAAGTGGGCATCGCCGAAGCCAACATGATTGGCATTGCGGCGGGGTTGACGATTGGCGGTAAGATTCCGTTCACCACGACCTTCGCTAATTTTTCGACGGGACGTGTATATGATCAAATTCGGCAAAGCGTGGCATACAGCGGTAAGAACGTAAAAATCTGCGCTTCGCACGCCGGCGTTACGCTGGGCGAAGACGGTGCCACGCACCAGATACTTGAAGACATTGGCATGATGAAGATGATGCCGGGCATGACGGTGATTGTGCCTTGCGATTACAATCAAACAAAAGCCGCAACGCTGGCCGTTGCCGATTATAAAGGCCCGGTTTACTTGCGTTTTGGCCGCCCGAGCTGGCCTATTTTTACCAAGGCCGATGAACCCTTTTTGATTGGCAAAGCGCAAAAGTTTTCTGAAGGCACCGACGTTTCCATCTTCGCTTGCGGGCATTTGGTTTGGCTGGCCATTCAGGCCGGCATGCAATTGGAAGAAAGAGGCTTGAGCGTTGAAGTCATTAACCTGCATACCGTGAAGCCGCTTGACGAAGAAGCCGTGCTTCAATCCATCAAAAAAACAGGCTGCGCCGTCACCGCCGAAGAGCACAATATTTACGGCGGCATGGGCGATGCAGTAGCGCAAGTGGCCGCAAAGCATTGCCCCATTCCAGTTGAATACGTGGGCACGAACGACACCTTTGGTGAAAGCGGAACACCCGACCAGTTGCTTGAGAAATACGGTCTCACACCGAAGCACATCGTCGAAGCGGCGGAAAAAGCAATGGCACGAAAGAAAGAGAACAAATGA
- a CDS encoding TCR/Tet family MFS transporter, translating to MPSNRNAAIGFIFITLLIDVIGFGIIIPVMPKLIEQLGHVNVSQASRIGGWLLFAFAATQFCFSPLVGNLSDRYGRRPVLLAALLGFAVDYLFLSFAPTLGWLFVGRIVAGMTGASFTTASAYIADISTPENRAKNFGMIGAAFGLGFIIGPAIGGLLGGFGARVPFMVAAGLCFLNFLYGFFVLPESLSPENRRRFEWSRAIPGVSVYNLRKFPALTGLMVALFLVYLGSHAVQSNWSFFTIERFHWSERTIGISLAVVGLLVGVVQAGLTRVVNPKLGNEKSIYIGLALYSLGMLLFAFASQSWMMFAFLVPYCLGGICGPALQSVMAGHVPSNQQGELQGSLTGLMSLTTIFGPLIMTNVFGYFTSKTAPTYFPGAPFVVGAVFMTASAVIAYNVFHNRQWKTRGEQVKEVLSQ from the coding sequence CGTAAGCCAGGCCTCAAGAATTGGCGGCTGGTTACTGTTTGCTTTTGCGGCCACGCAGTTTTGCTTTTCGCCGTTGGTTGGAAACCTGAGCGACCGTTACGGCCGCCGGCCCGTGTTGCTGGCTGCTCTTTTGGGCTTTGCCGTTGATTACCTTTTTCTTTCGTTTGCGCCCACGCTTGGCTGGCTCTTTGTTGGCCGCATTGTGGCCGGCATGACAGGCGCTTCTTTCACCACTGCGTCGGCTTACATTGCCGACATCAGCACACCGGAAAACCGCGCAAAAAATTTCGGCATGATCGGGGCAGCCTTTGGCCTCGGTTTTATCATTGGTCCGGCCATTGGCGGCTTGCTTGGTGGCTTCGGTGCAAGGGTTCCGTTTATGGTGGCCGCAGGCTTGTGCTTCCTTAATTTTTTATACGGCTTTTTCGTTTTACCCGAATCATTGTCGCCCGAAAACCGCCGCAGGTTTGAATGGTCGCGGGCCATTCCCGGTGTAAGCGTTTACAACCTGCGCAAGTTTCCGGCTTTAACGGGTTTGATGGTCGCGTTGTTCCTTGTTTATCTCGGTTCGCACGCCGTGCAAAGCAACTGGAGCTTTTTCACCATCGAACGCTTTCATTGGTCGGAGAGGACCATCGGCATTTCGCTGGCGGTGGTGGGTTTGTTGGTAGGCGTGGTGCAAGCCGGATTAACAAGAGTGGTGAACCCAAAATTGGGCAACGAAAAGAGTATTTACATCGGGCTTGCGCTTTATTCGCTGGGCATGTTGTTGTTCGCTTTTGCTTCGCAAAGCTGGATGATGTTTGCTTTTTTGGTTCCGTATTGTTTGGGCGGCATTTGCGGCCCGGCTTTGCAATCGGTAATGGCGGGACACGTACCCTCGAACCAGCAAGGCGAATTGCAAGGTTCACTCACCGGCTTAATGAGTTTGACCACCATCTTTGGTCCGTTGATCATGACCAACGTGTTTGGCTATTTTACCAGCAAAACTGCGCCCACCTATTTTCCGGGTGCGCCCTTTGTGGTAGGCGCTGTGTTTATGACGGCCAGCGCGGTGATTGCTTACAACGTATTTCACAACCGGCAATGGAAGACAAGAGGTGAGCAAGTGAAAGAAGTCCTTTCGCAGTAA